In Streptomyces ambofaciens ATCC 23877, a single genomic region encodes these proteins:
- the gltX gene encoding glutamate--tRNA ligase — protein MASASGSPVRVRFCPSPTGNPHVGLVRTALFNWAFARHHQGTLVFRIEDTDAARDSEESYQQLLDSMRWLGFDWDEGPEIGGPHAPYRQSQRMDVYRDVAQKLLDAGHAYRCYCSQEELDTRREAARAAGRPSGYDGHCRDLSDAQVEEYVAQGREPIVRFRMPDETITFTDLVRGELTFTPENVPDYGIVRANGAPLYTLVNPVDDALMEITHVLRGEDLLSSTPRQIALYKALTELGIAKETPAFGHLPYVMGEGNKKLSKRDPQSSLNLYRERGFLPEGLLNYLSLLGWSLSADQDIFSIEEMVAAFDIGDVNPNPARFDLKKCEAINADHIRMLEVKDFTERCRPWLKAPVAPWAPEDFDEAKWQAVAPHAQTRLKVLSEITDNVDFLFLPEPVTDEASWAKAMKEGSDALLRTAREKLDAADWTSPESLKEAVLAAGEAHGLKLGKAQAPVRVAVTGRTVGLPLFESLEVLGKEKALVRIDAALARLAA, from the coding sequence GTGGCTAGCGCATCCGGCTCCCCCGTACGCGTCCGTTTCTGTCCCTCGCCGACCGGTAACCCCCATGTGGGCCTGGTCCGCACCGCCCTGTTCAACTGGGCTTTCGCCCGGCACCACCAGGGCACGCTGGTCTTCCGCATCGAGGACACCGACGCGGCCCGCGACTCCGAGGAGTCGTACCAGCAGCTCCTCGACTCGATGCGCTGGCTGGGCTTCGACTGGGACGAGGGCCCCGAGATCGGCGGCCCGCACGCGCCGTACCGCCAGTCGCAGCGCATGGACGTCTACCGGGACGTCGCCCAGAAGCTCCTGGACGCCGGCCACGCCTACCGCTGCTACTGCTCCCAGGAGGAGCTGGACACCCGCCGCGAGGCCGCCCGAGCCGCGGGCAGGCCCTCCGGCTACGACGGCCACTGCCGCGACCTGAGCGACGCCCAGGTCGAGGAGTACGTGGCGCAGGGCCGCGAGCCCATCGTCCGCTTCCGGATGCCCGACGAGACCATCACCTTCACGGACCTCGTCCGCGGCGAGCTGACCTTCACCCCGGAGAACGTCCCGGACTACGGCATCGTCCGCGCCAACGGCGCCCCCCTCTACACGCTGGTCAACCCGGTCGACGACGCGTTGATGGAGATCACCCACGTCCTGCGCGGCGAGGACCTGCTCTCCTCCACCCCGCGCCAGATCGCGCTGTACAAGGCGCTGACCGAGCTGGGGATCGCCAAGGAGACCCCGGCCTTCGGGCACCTGCCGTACGTCATGGGGGAGGGCAACAAGAAGCTCTCCAAGCGCGACCCGCAGTCGAGCCTGAACCTCTACCGGGAGCGCGGCTTCCTCCCCGAGGGCCTGCTCAACTACCTCTCCCTGCTCGGCTGGTCGCTCTCCGCCGACCAGGACATCTTCTCGATCGAGGAGATGGTCGCGGCCTTCGACATCGGCGACGTCAACCCCAACCCGGCCCGCTTCGACCTGAAGAAGTGCGAGGCGATCAACGCCGACCACATCCGCATGCTCGAGGTGAAGGACTTCACCGAGCGCTGCCGCCCGTGGCTGAAGGCCCCCGTGGCGCCCTGGGCGCCGGAGGACTTCGACGAGGCCAAGTGGCAGGCGGTCGCGCCGCACGCGCAGACCCGCCTGAAGGTGCTCTCCGAGATCACGGACAACGTCGACTTCCTCTTCCTGCCGGAGCCGGTCACCGACGAGGCGAGCTGGGCGAAGGCCATGAAGGAGGGCTCGGACGCCCTGCTGCGCACCGCCCGCGAGAAGCTCGACGCGGCGGACTGGACGTCCCCGGAGTCCCTCAAGGAGGCGGTCCTGGCCGCCGGCGAGGCCCACGGCCTCAAGCTCGGCAAGGCCCAGGCCCCCGTCCGCGTCGCCGTCACCGGACGCACCGTCGGTCTGCCGCTCTTCGAGTCCCTGGAGGTCCTGGGCAAGGAGAAGGCGCTGGTCCGCATCGACGCCGCGCTGGCGAGGCTCGCGGCCTGA
- a CDS encoding HAD family hydrolase, whose translation MSIRAVVWDVDDTLFDYTTADREGMRAHLVAEGLLAGHGSAEEALVRWREITEQQWGRFASGEVDFVTQRRDRTRVFLGRPELTDTEADLWFQRYVTHYEAAWSLFPDVLPVLDALAESHRHAVLSNSSLVVQDRKLRVLGVHHRFEAILCAAELGVSKPEPGAFLAACDALGLPPHEVAYVGDHPEIDGRGAADAGLLSVWIDRGGVYAAVDPPAGPRRIASLSELPALLGADTRFGAPSTFG comes from the coding sequence ATGAGCATCCGCGCCGTGGTCTGGGACGTCGACGACACCCTCTTCGACTACACCACCGCCGACCGTGAGGGCATGCGCGCCCACCTGGTGGCGGAGGGACTGCTCGCCGGCCACGGCTCGGCCGAGGAGGCCCTCGTGCGCTGGCGGGAGATCACCGAGCAGCAGTGGGGCCGGTTCGCGTCCGGAGAGGTCGACTTCGTCACACAGAGGCGCGACCGCACCCGCGTCTTCCTGGGCCGGCCCGAGCTGACGGACACCGAGGCCGACCTCTGGTTCCAGCGCTACGTCACGCACTACGAGGCCGCCTGGTCCCTCTTCCCGGACGTCCTGCCCGTCCTCGACGCCCTCGCCGAGAGCCACCGGCACGCCGTGCTCTCCAACTCCAGCCTCGTCGTCCAGGACCGCAAGCTGCGCGTCCTCGGCGTCCACCACCGCTTCGAGGCCATCCTGTGCGCCGCCGAGCTGGGCGTCTCCAAGCCCGAGCCCGGCGCCTTCCTGGCGGCGTGCGACGCCCTCGGCCTCCCGCCGCACGAGGTGGCCTACGTCGGCGACCACCCGGAGATCGACGGCCGCGGTGCCGCGGACGCCGGGCTGCTCTCGGTCTGGATCGACCGCGGCGGCGTGTACGCGGCCGTCGACCCGCCGGCCGGACCGCGCCGCATCGCCTCCCTCTCCGAACTCCCCGCGCTCCTCGGTGCCGATACTCGTTTTGGAGCCCCGTCCACCTTCGGGTAA